One part of the Candida albicans SC5314 chromosome R, complete sequence genome encodes these proteins:
- the YTA6 gene encoding putative AAA family ATPase (Protein similar to S. cerevisiae Yta6p ATPase but ortholog of S. cervisiae Sap1; transposon mutation affects filamentous growth; induced by Mnl1 under weak acid stress), with translation MFLRKKPPQISTLDELQQTYNDCCNLTIKNLTLEEENNVEDALKGWKSLHTSLLYKLDIFDKMSSKLNPEEKTILGELKGIRDENIKHLIRVQLRLDEVNRRKHREANHGAPPPPPPPRSTVSNSTSNINVPSTLRNSSSQSTSAGGAASRPMMKSLRPHSNGHSASSSSSLSKTHARLKPKSVQEASTAASASWTKPITSQQKYQISKSNLKSKKDDLFQDFDQDTYTPNRNDSGNWEKFANSRSSSGLSEYSNEEDGGDYNLIDLDDYNGNGSLSHSMDDLTIKPVISPKDASSSSAYTSIPAQQHHTPVQSKSSAGNANKSNGLLRPSQQMEHISKSTSDIRTKPKIPYVYTKPKPMNIQRLMRQSASQSKSSPSSSSPSNKPVTTSKVAATTAGKTAKPKPKSNITYNFVRAPAPGKLKAANSTPTTTSRPRTNGASAGTVNKQGSKQPSTSVRRPSKPAEDEQINSPTMDDLLSGYEDNPQNDLDEDDNSKNLILTNEKHQDKLIASIRGIDPTAAKQILNDVVVHGDEVYWDDIVGLEGAKNSLKEAVVYPFLRPDLFRGLREPTRGMLLFGPPGTGKTMLARAVATESNSTFFSISSSSLTSKYLGESEKLVKALFLLAKKLAPSIVFMDEIDSLLGARTEGEIESTRRIKNEFLVQWSELSSAAAGRETDDGDVSRVLILGATNLPWSIDEAARRRFVRRQYIPLPEDEARISQIKKLLKYQKNTLDDSDYNKLIELTKGFSGSDITALAKDSAMGPLRSLGDKLLSTPTEQIRPISLEDFENSLKYIRPSVSSDGLKEYEDWASKFGSSGA, from the coding sequence ATGTTTTTGAGAAAAAAACCTCCACAAATATCGACACTAGACGAGCTTCAACAAACGTATAATGATTGTTGTAATTTGACGATAAAAAACCTAACattggaagaagaaaacaacGTGGAAGATGCTTTGAAAGGTTGGAAAAGCTTGCATACCTCATTATTATACAAATTGgatatatttgataaaatgagttcaaaattgaatccTGAAGAGAAGACAATATTGGGCGAGTTAAAGGGAATTCGTGATGAAAACATCAAGCACTTGATACGTGTACAATTACGATTGGATGAAGTGAATCGAAGAAAGCATAGGGAAGCAAACCATGGAGCACCACCTCCACCGCCACCGCCAAGATCAACTGTGAGCAATAGTACTAGCAACATAAATGTCCCACTGACACTAAGAAATTCGTCGTCACAGTCAACGTCAGCAGGTGGTGCTGCTTCCAGACCTATGATGAAATCGTTGCGCCCGCATTCTAATGGACACAGTGCatcgtcgtcgtcatcaTTATCCAAAACTCATGCCAGATTGAAGCCCAAATCAGTTCAAGAGGCATCAACTGCAGCAAGTGCATCATGGACTAAACCCATAACTtcacaacaaaaatatcaaatatcgaaatcaaatttgaagaGTAAAAAGGATGATTTATTCCAAGATTTTGATCAGGATACTTATACACCCAATCGAAATGATAGTGGTAATTGGGAAAAATTTGCAAATTCTCGATCGTCGTCGGGATTGTCAGAATACtcaaatgaagaagatgggGGTGATTACAATTTAATAGATCTAGATGATTATAATGGTAACGGAAGTCTATCACATTCAATGGATGatttaacaataaaacCAGTGATTAGTCCCAAAGATgcttcatcatcttcagcATACACATCAATACCCGCACAGCAACATCATACTCCAGTACAGTCTAAATCACTGGCAGGAAATGCAAACAAGTCTAATGGTTTATTAAGACCATCCCAGCAAATGGAACACATTTCTAAAAGTACTTCGGATATAAGAACAAAACCAAAGATCCCCTACGTTTATACTAAACCCAAACCAATGAACATTCAAAGGCTAATGAGACAACTGGCTTCACAATCCAAATCATCGCCATCGTCGTCGTCGCCGTCGAACAAGCCAGTAACTACAAGTAAAGTTGCAGCTACAACAGCCGGTAAAACTGCAAAGCCCAAGcctaaatcaaatattacATATAATTTTGTCCGTGCACCAGCACCAGGAAAACTTAAAGCAGCAAATTCTACCCctactactactagtaGACCGCGTACTAATGGAGCCTCAGCTGGTACTGTCAATAAACAGGGAAGTAAACAACCATCAACTTCAGTACGACGCCCCAGCAAGCCAGCAGAAGATGAGCAAATCAATAGTCCCACAATGGATGATTTACTTAGTGGGTACGAAGATAATCCTCAAAATGATTTAGATGAAGACGATAACTCCAAAAACTTGATTTTGACTAATGAAAAGCATCAAGACAAATTGATTGCATCTATTAGAGGCATTGATCCTACTGCAGCAAAGCAAATATTAAATGATGTTGTGGTTCATGGAGATGAAGTTTATTGGGATGATATAGTTGGGTTGGAAGGAGCTAAGAACTCACTTAAAGAAGCTGTCGTGTATCCATTTTTACGTCCAGATTTGTTCAGAGGGTTACGAGAACCAACTAGAGGGATGCTATTATTTGGGCCACCAGGAACTGGGAAAACTATGTTAGCTAGAGCAGTAGCTACAGAATCCAATTCTACATTTTTCAGCATTAGTTCATCCTCGTTGACATCAAAATATCTCGGTGAATCAGAAAAGTTGGTGAAAGCATTGTTTTTGTTAGCAAAGAAATTGGCACCTCTGATTGTGTTTAtggatgaaattgattcattattaGGAGCTCGTACTGAAGGTGAGATTGAAAGTACcagaagaattaaaaatgaGTTTTTGGTTCAATGGTCTGAATTATCTAGTGCCGCTGCTGGAAGAGAAActgatgatggtgatgtATCGCgagttttgattttaggAGCAACCAACTTGCCTTGGTCAATTGATGAAGCTGCTAGAAGAAGATTTGTTAGACGCCAATACATTCCATTACCAGAAGATGAAGCGAGAATATcccaaatcaaaaaattgttgaaatacCAGAAGAACACATTAGATGATTCtgattataataaattaattgaattgacaAAAGGGTTTAGTGGGAGTGATATTACGGCTTTAGCCAAAGATTCAGCAATGGGTCCATTGAGGTCATTGGGAGATAAACTTCTTTCCACGCCCACAGAGCAAATTCGTCCTATAAGCTTagaagattttgaaaacagTTTGAAATATATTCGTCCAAGTGTATCTTCTGATGGATTGAAAGAGTATGAGGATTGGGCTCTGAAATTTGGATCAAGTGGAGCATAG
- the DEF1 gene encoding Def1p (RNA polymerase II regulator; role in filamentation, epithelial cell escape, dissemination in RHE model; induced by fluconazole, high cell density; Efg1/hyphal regulated; role in adhesion, hyphal growth on solid media; Spider biofilm induced) yields the protein MERRQFNTSNIRNGTGRPRKTPRSKLYMVYPPLSGEDSTNPEPEEGSSQENNPTEPSSSQSNSVQNQDQSEDQSQLPQQESNTQQESNTQQESNTPSPRASNTSTETPAPLSPIQPGIRNIPSGLLLPQEKVGRLMGYPFYRDFNFTLNPERYQKLIYVFQILKNAARNHRNGASLLRKYFSLARRSKRTTDMFVTTIEEMRKRSLENSRKRELEEAQEREESNKRQHTESSAEPNAESSTESTTESNAESGAEPNAEPSAESTTESNVESGAEPNAESGAESGAEPTAESNAELKQRIWEILSYRLEQSNNETNNTGESNSTSQQPRQLPNNELIMNIRVLQKNTHAKPVLGRIKFTPDKSNKTSLTGSQNKVHSTNTQQSQKHPQQILTNSETHKPQQYSAQSQQQMVHQTNSHEPSQKRSPPPQQQQQKQPSVPTSSVPLQVSQKQNQQQQELPLPPQPQPQQRTAPSAVKQQQSMQMQPPPQQQQQQQRHQPLQQSPPTMPLQQQPVPPVQQVQTVPPPSSQPQTQLSQQQQQQQQAQLQMQVPRCYQYQNRPPSQQRQYSQTPQYNQPPPQQKVYALPPQQVYAPPPRQVYAQPTIACKQQYPQQLYEQAPQEGSSYQHHYQQVQQRQNQQPYMQSAPTYQQPHVQTPKSTRSNKQEKQRLPKGQEQVPKATRTMFEAFTGSNIAVEKLRQRTLDNGREPERLRTEYVNVLSSPERAAEKSTSRSKQSSNQKPVVKQQSSFPPPIKHQQTQEQQGNILPPVSQLLAIQSSTVTSRGSNASGAVMGSGNTQRVASRSFTNTFVAEAVVNNANNRGGPVPPTGPETNTRGGRASTRSSGRPRGNRSTQRAEGNVTGRVARSTDGSQSQNSGKASKISNIRNLLN from the coding sequence ATGGAAAGAAGACAATTTAACACATCCAACATTAGAAACGGAACAGGCCGTCCTCGTAAGACTCCCAGATCCAAGCTCTATATGGTTTACCCCCCACTTTCAGGTGAGGACTCAACAAATCCTGAACCAGAAGAGGGTAGTTCACAGGAAAACAATCCCACAGAACCTAGTTCCTCACAATCAAATTCAGTACAAAATCAAGACCAAAGTGAAGACCAGAGTCAACTACCACAACAAGAACTGAATACACAACAAGAGCTGAATACACAACAAGAACTGAATACGCCATCACCCAGGGCGTCAAACACATCAACTGAAACTCCTGCTCCTTTAAGTCCCATACAACCAGGAATTCGAAATATTCCTCTgggattattattaccacAAGAAAAAGTTGGCCGTCTTATGGGATATCCATTTTACCGCGATTTTAATTTTACCCTAAATCCAGAGAGATATCAGAAACTTATTTATGTGTTTCAGATACTTAAAAATGCTGCTCGTAATCACAGAAATGGAGCTTCTCTACTTAGAAAGTATTTCCTGTTAGCGAGAAGGTCTAAAAGAACAACAGACATGTTTGTAACCACCATAGAGGAAATGCGGAAGAGGCTGTTGGAAAATAGTCGTAAGAGAGAGCTCGAGGAAGCGCAAGAAAGGGAAGAGTCAAATAAAAGACAACATACAGAATCAAGTGCAGAACCAAATGCAGAACTGAGTACAGAATCAACTACAGAATCAAATGCTGAATCAGGTGCTGAACCAAATGCTGAACCAAGTGCAGAATCAACTACAGAATCAAATGTTGAATCAGGTGCTGAACCAAATGCTGAATCAGGTGCTGAATCAGGTGCTGAACCAACTGCTGAATCAAATGCTGAACTAAAGCAAAGAATTTGGGAAATTTTGAGTTACCGTTTAgaacaatcaaataatgaaacaaataaCACGGgtgaatcaaattcaacaagCCAACAACCAAGACAATTGCCAAACAATGAACTAATTATGAATATCAGAGTGTTGCAAAAGAATACCCATGCTAAACCTGTACTTGgaagaatcaaatttacTCCAGATAAATCCAACAAAACATCATTAACGGGTCTGCAAAATAAAGTACATTCTACAAATACTCAACAATCCCAAAAACATCCACAGCAGATATTAACTAACTCTGAAACACACAAACCTCAGCAATATCTGGCTCAACTGCAACAGCAAATGGTTCATCAAACTAATTCTCATGAACCTCTGCAGAAAAgatcaccaccaccacaacaacaacaacaaaaacaaccaTCGGTACCAACATCATCAGTACCATTACAAGTAtcacaaaaacaaaatcagcaacaacaagaactaCCACTTCCACCTCAACCTCAACCTCAACAACGAACTGCACCTTCTGCAGTAAAACAGCAACAACTGATGCAAAtgcaaccaccaccacaacaacaacaacagcaacaacgTCATCAACCGTTGCAGCAGTCCCCACCAACAATGCCATTGCAGCAGCAGCCAGTCCCACCAGTGCAACAAGTACAAACagtaccaccaccactgcTGCAACCACAAACACAACTTTcacagcaacagcaacagcaacagcaagCTCAATTGCAAATGCAGGTGCCACGGTGTTACCAATATCAGAATCGACCACCTTCACAACAGCGTCAATACTCACAAACACCGCAATATAatcaaccaccaccacaacaaaaGGTCTATGCTctaccaccacaacaagtTTATGCTCCACCACCACGACAAGTTTATGCTCAACCAACAATAGCATgcaaacaacaatatccACAACAATTGTATGAGCAAGCACCGCAAGAAGGACTGTCATATCAACACCATTACCAACAAGTGCAACAAAggcaaaatcaacaacctTATATGCAGTCAGCACCTACGTATCAACAGCCTCATGTTCAGacaccaaaatcaacacggtcaaataaacaagaaaagcAACGACTTCCAAAAGGACAAGAACAGGTTCCAAAAGCAACACGTACAATGTTCGAGGCATTCACAGGACTGAACATAGCGGTGGAGAAATTAAGACAACGAACTTTGGATAATGGAAGAGAGCCAGAGAGGTTAAGGACAGAGTATGTAAATGTGTTATCACTGCCTGAGAGAGCTGCTGAGAAATCTACTTCACGTTCTAAACAATCATCGAACCAGAAACCGGTAGTGAAGCAACAATCATCTTTCCCCCCTCCAATAAAACACCAACAAACACAAGAACAACAGGGAAATATATTGCCACCAGTATCACAGTTATTAGCAATACAATCATCGACGGTAACTTCTCGTGGTTCCAATGCCAGTGGTGCAGTAATGGGTAGTGGTAATACCCAACGTGTTGCTAGTAGATCATTCACAAATACTTTTGTTGCTGAAGCTGTTGTTAACAATGCTAATAATAGAGGTGGACCAGTACCACCAACAGGACCAGAAACTAATACAAGAGGTGGCAGAGCTAGTACTAGAAGTAGTGGTAGACCTCGGGGTAATCGCAGTACTCAAAGAGCTGAAGGGAATGTGACAGGAAGAGTAGCAAGAAGCACTGACGGTTCTCAAAGTCAAAATAGTGGAAAAGcttccaaaatttcaaatatcagaaatttgttaaattga
- the BET2 gene encoding Rab geranylgeranyltransferase (Putative Type II geranylgeranyltransferase beta subunit; transcript regulated by Mig1), whose product MSNLPPDEKVILFDKSKHVQYIVEQESHRSFEYWLSEHLRMNGLYWGVTALITMNELSALAQQDVIDYIMLCWDDKTGAFGSFPKHDGHILSTLSALQVLKIYDQELTVLNNNNESLNGNKRERLIKFITGLQLPDGSFQGDKYGEVDTRFVYTAVSSLSLLNALTDSIADTASAFIMQCFNFDGGFGLIPGSESHAAQVFTCVGALAIMNKLDLLDVENKKVKLIDWLTERQVLPSGGFNGRPEKLPDVCYSWWVLSSLSILKRKNWVDLKILENFILTCQDLENGGFSDRPGNQTDVYHTCFAIAGLSLIDYKKYGFKEIDPVYCMPVEVTSKFVRRSA is encoded by the coding sequence ATGTCCAATTTACCGCCAGATGAAAAAGTTATTCTATTTGATAAATCCAAACATGTGCAATATATAGTGGAACAGGAATCGCATCGATCCTTTGAATATTGGTTGAGTGAGCATTTACGAATGAATGGATTATACTGGGGGGTGACTGCCTTGATCACAATGAATGAACTATCAGCATTGGCCCAACAAGATGtgattgattatattaTGTTATGTTGGGATGATAAAACAGGTGCATTTGGATCATTTCCAAAACATGATGGTCATATATTGTCAACATTGTCAGCATTACAAGTGTTAAAGATTTACGATCAAGAATTAACTGTgttaaacaacaacaatgaatCTTTGAATGGCAACAAACGTGAAagattgataaaatttattactGGGTTACAATTGCCTGATGGTAGTTTCCAAGGAGATAAGTATGGTGAAGTAGACACTAGATTTGTCTATACTGCAGTCTCATCCTTGTCGTTATTGAATGCGTTAACAGACTCCATTGCTGATACAGCAAGTGCATTCATTATGCAATGTTTTAACTTTGATGGTGGGTTTGGATTGATTCCCGGGTCCGAGAGTCATGCTGCACAAGTGTTCACGTGTGTGGGGGCATTGGCCATCATGAATAAGTTGGATTTACTAGATGTGGAAAATAAGAAGGTCAAGTTAATTGATTGGTTAACTGAACGACAAGTGTTACCTAGTGGAGGGTTTAATGGGCGTCCAGAGAAATTGCCCGACGTATGCTATAGTTGGTGGGTGTTGTCCTCATTGTCAATTCTAAAACGCAAGAATTGGGTTGATTTGAAGATTTTAGAGAATTTCATATTGACTTGTCAGGATTTGGAGAACGGCGGATTCAGTGACCGCCCTGGTAATCAAACAGATGTATATCATACATGTTTTGCCATTGCTGGGCTAAGTTTAATTGATTACAAGAAATACGGATTTAAAGAGATTGATCCTGTTTATTGTATGCCTGTGGAAGTGACATCTAAATTTGTACGTAGGCTGGCTTGA
- the DPB2 gene encoding DNA polymerase epsilon noncatalytic subunit (Probable subunit of DNA polymerase II (DNA polymerase epsilon), similar to S. cerevisiae Dpb2p; essential for viability; rat catheter biofilm induced): MEVTSLPIKLQPSNIRPIAFRILSKKHGLNINTDALAILTETIGYKFGTDWKSVRSQQFLEEVAKVWKIEDRGLFIDGDGLKQVLKDMNSKSSNDTKRAHRTDTLVDITNDGNQNHTHSHQDKQISFEDKNMEHEERDDVPINWQDYFKVVSPNNQPTSIFDKTRKQFDIVFKNNDDKDKKAERGGKLESIVAELVKNLPASIESFNNRYYLLSDRLSRNENFQKKSLISLSALNSFKEGKTDSITGHEISLIKNMLGRDGQKFLIFGLLSKNANDEYTLEDETDHIELNLSQAFKSQGLFYCPGMFLLVEGIYSASGGNSNQDHGYIGGCFYVSNIGHPPSERRETSLDVYGNLDFLGMHRQIAPVTGEKITKISKKFKKRLVLIEKTLYNHKLIFVGTDLYLDDFKVLDGLRKFFQKLENSIIESIEDEEGQMAEGTNIPLALVFTGSFVSKPLSVTNSSVTNITNSESYKSNFDNFTTIVSKYPNIVSRCKIILIPGKNDPWQSTYSLGSSSLNYFPQSSIPKVFINRLEKLLPKGNLVVSWNPTRINYLSQELVVFKDELMTKLKRNDIIFPRDIQEQEELIAQDDQRTNEERINNLIQNKNTHLPSKIKQARKLVKTILDQGNLQPFLKNLKLINLAYDYSLRIEPLPSVIILNDSSFDNFEVTYNGCKVVNITSVVSLNNRKFNYVEYYPGTKRFEFKDLYF; this comes from the coding sequence ATGGAAGTCACTTCTTTGCCAATTAAACTTCAGCCATCAAACATTAGACCCATAGCATTTCGAATATTGTCTAAAAAACATGGATTAAATATTAATACAGATGCTTTAGCAATTTTAACAGAGACCATCGGCTACAAATTTGGAACTGATTGGAAAAGTGTGAGATCacaacaatttcttgaagAGGTTGCCAAAGTTTGGAAAATCGAAGATCGGGGACTATTTATTGATGGCGATGGGTTAAAACAAGTTTTGAAGGATATGAATTCCAAAAGCAGCAATGATACAAAAAGAGCTCATCGAACTGACACCCTAGTTGATATCACTAATGATGGTAACCAAAATCATACTCATAGCCACCAGGATAAGCAAATAAGTTTTGAAGATAAAAATATGGAACATGAAGAAAGAGATGATGTACCAATCAACTGGCAAGATTATTTCAAAGTTGTATCTCCCAATAACCAACCTACTAGTATATTCgacaaaacaagaaaacaatttgacatagtatttaaaaataatgatgacAAGGATAAGAAAGCCGAGCGTGGCGGGAAACTTGAGTCAATTGTGGCAGAGTTAGTAAAAAATTTGCCTGCATCTATTGAATCATTCAATAATCGATACTATCTCTTAAGTGATCGATTATCGAGAAAcgaaaattttcaaaaaaaatcattaatcaGTCTATCAGCGTTAAATTCTTtcaaagaaggaaaaacaGATAGTATAACTGGTCATGAAATTAGtttaatcaaaaatatGTTGGGTCGAGATggtcaaaaatttttgatattcGGTTTGCTCAGTAAAAATGCAAACGATGAATACACATTGGAAGATGAAACAGACCACATTGAATTAAACTTATCTCAAGCTTTTAAATCTCAAGGATTGTTTTATTGTCCCGGAATGTTTCTATTAGTGGAAGGTATTTATTCTGCAAGTGGGGGTAATTCCAACCAGGATCATGGTTATATCGGAGGATGTTTTTATGTTAGTAATATCGGGCACCCACCAAGTGAACGAAGAGAGACAAGCTTAGATGTTTATGGgaatttggattttttaGGGATGCATAGACAAATTGCACCTGTGACAGGTGAAAAAATCACCAAAATATCTAAAAAGTTTAAGAAGAGATTGGTTCTAATCGAAAAGACCTTGTATAATCATAAACTTATTTTTGTGGGTACCGATTTATACTTGGATGATTTCAAAGTTTTGGATGGGTTGCGAAagtttttccaaaaattagaaaattcaattattgaatcaatcGAGGACGAAGAAGGGCAAATGGCCGAAGGAACCAATATACCACTTGCTTTAGTTTTCACAGGGTCATTTGTGTCAAAACCTTTATCAGTTACAAATTCATCAGTGACCAACATCACCAATTCAGAATCATACAAGAgcaattttgataatttcacAACAATCGTGAGCAAATACCCAAACATTGTATCTCGCTgcaaaataatattgattccAGGTAAAAATGATCCTTGGCAATCTACTTATTCATTGGGATCATCTAGCTTAAACTATTTTCCTCAGTCGTCTATTCCAAAAGTGTTTATCAATCGattggaaaaattattgcCCAAGGGAAATTTAGTAGTTTCATGGAATCCCACAAGAATAAATTACTTGTCACAAGAGTTGGTAGTATTCAAAGACGAATTGATGACCAAATTGAAACGAAATGACATTATTTTCCCTCGTGATAttcaagaacaagaagagtTGATTGCACAAGATGACCAAAGAACTAACGAGGAGagaatcaataatttaatcCAGAATAAAAATACTCATTTGCcttcaaaaatcaaacagGCAAGAAAACTAGTGAAAACCATTTTGGATCAAGGAAATTTACAACCATTCTTGAAGAACCTAAAATTAATCAACTTGGCTTATGATTATAGTTTAAGAATTGAACCATTGCCCAGTGTAATTATTTTGAACGATTCAAGTTTCGACAATTTTGAAGTGACTTATAATGGTTGCAAAGTGGTTAACATTACTTCAGTTGTCAGCTTGAATAAtagaaaattcaattatgtTGAATATTATCCAGGAACTaaaagatttgaatttaagGATTTGTATTTCTAA
- the GNP3 gene encoding Gnp3p (Putative high-affinity glutamine permease; fungal-specific (no human or murine homolog)), which yields MEKSNNQIVTSEKAQDNISCSAVTTNSKQHLGFVDSFIDSFRRAPESNTSAENKRQTISKNELRLMAISTGLGTGLLVATGGRLRAAGPAGMVIAYAITGLVMLAPTVNSVAELAIAYPGLPGGFQSYYGKFIDESLGFALGWNYGFQWMCILALEFVTVSMTFKFWTTSVHADVFVAIFFIIVTLVNLGGAKVYAVTEAALNSIKIVFLVGFIIFGIIIDVGGGPNGFIGGKYYHSPGAFTSFKGLASVFVSGAFSLGGSEFISLSASETKHPKTAIRAASKLVYFRVIVLFLGSLTLVGLLVPRDSDNLMHGSGSSVSPYVLAAKLNGVKVIPHIINTVILLSVTSVACAAMYSSPRLIQSLAEQGLGPKWLDYIDKKGRPTRAWFITILAGAFGFIAAFKDHETVFMWLLSISGISFVMCWLFICVCHLRFRSALKLNGIDVKTLEYVSPTGIWGSYISIIINSLILVAQFWISLWPLGGDGKPNALSFFENFLGGPVFLICYIGHKLWTKNWKLYKKVEDIDVNKDRVVKDTEILHLENLEDKERYEKAPLWKKILIICFD from the coding sequence ATGGAGAAAAGTAATAATCAAATAGTCACAAGTGAAAAAGCTCAAGATAATATTTCATGTTCAGCTGTAACAACAAACTCCAAACAACATCTTGGGTTTGTTGATAGttttattgattcatttaGAAGAGCACCAGAATCAAATACTTCTGCTGAGAATAAACGACAAACAATTTCTAAAAATGAGTTAAGATTAATGGCCATTTCCACTGGGTTGGGTACCGGTTTGCTTGTGGCCACGGGTGGTAGACTTAGAGCAGCTGGTCCTGCTGGAATGGTTATCGCTTATGCCATCACTGGTCTTGTCATGTTGGCACCAACAGTCAACTCAGTAGCTGAATTAGCAATTGCCTACCCTGGATTACCAGGTGGGTTCCAGTCATACTATGggaaatttattgatgaaagTCTTGGATTCGCTTTAGGGTGGAATTATGGTTTCCAATGGATGTGTATTTTGGCATTAGAGTTTGTTACTGTATCTATGACTTTTAAATTTTGGACTACATCTGTACACGCTGATGTATTTGttgcaatttttttcattattgttacTTTGGTCAACTTGGGCGGAGCTAAAGTGTATGCAGTCACTGAAGCTGcattgaattcaattaaaattgtGTTTTTGGTAgggtttattatttttggaattattattgatgttggtggtggtccAAATGGATTCATTGGTGGGAAATATTATCACAGCCCAGGTGCCTTCACTTCTTTTAAAGGTTTGGCTTCAGTGTTTGTTTCCGGGGCTTTCAGTTTAGGTGGATCTGAATTCATTAGTTTATCTGCAAGTGAAACCAAACACCCTAAAACTGCAATTAGAGCTGCTTCCAAATTGGTGTATTTCAGAGTAATTGTTCTTTTCCTTGGATCATTGACCTTGGTTGGATTATTGGTGCCTCGTGATTCTGATAACTTGATGCATGGTAGTGGCTCCAGTGTGTCACCTTATGTTCTTGCTGCCAAATTGAATGGAGTTAAAGTTATACCCCACATTATAAACACTGTCATTTTACTTTCTGTTACTTCAGTTGCATGTGCTGCTATGTACAGTTCCCCTAGATTGATCCAATCATTAGCTGAACAAGGGTTAGGACCTAAATGGTTAGATTATATTGATAAGAAGGGAAGACCTACAAGAGCCTGGTTTATCACAATACTAGCTGGTGCCTTTGGATTTATTGCTGCTTTCAAAGATCACGAAACTGTGTTTATGTGGTTGTTGTCGATATCTGGTATTTCGTTTGTTATGTGTTGGTTGTTCATTTGCGTTTGCCATTTACGTTTCCGTTCTGCTTTGAAGCTTAATGGAATTGATGTTAAGACTTTAGAATATGTTTCTCCTACTGGTATCTGGGGTTCATATATTtccatcattatcaatagtCTTATTCTTGTTGCCCAATTCTGGATTTCTTTGTGGCCATTGGGTGGTGATGGCAAACCAAATGCTCTTTCGTTTTTCGAAAACTTTTTAGGTGGACCAGTTTTCCTTATTTGTTACATTGGTCACAAACTCTGGActaaaaattggaaattataCAAAAAAGTAGAAGATATTGATGTAAACAAAGATAGAGTTGTCAAGGATACCGAAATATTACATTTAGAAAACTTGGAAGATAAAGAGAGATACGAAAAGGCACCATTgtggaaaaaaatattgattatttgtttcGATTAA